The proteins below are encoded in one region of Magnetovibrio sp. PR-2:
- a CDS encoding retron St85 family RNA-directed DNA polymerase, which yields MSNLLKRIATDFGVTIREARMLVNSAPKRYKVFEIDKRNGTKRLVAQPAKEIKALQKWLVENVLSELPIHDCATAYRSGRGIKYNASKHVNNAYLLKMDFRKYFPSIKKLDLAKHLASCMTDRFDADDIDFICNIALWRPKNINGRLKAGRGLELCIGGPSSPFIANSIAYAFDLLVSEECKRMGVTYTRYADDLTFSTNEKGVLREIESFVTKACKQVEYPYLRINTEKTVHASKKHKRFVTGVTLSSQGKLSLGRVRKRNIRAAIHKFTQGQLDSKSTLRLRGLLAFALDVEPSFIKSMKNKYGDHKIESILKWEKPV from the coding sequence ATGAGTAACCTCCTTAAAAGAATTGCTACTGATTTTGGAGTTACCATTCGTGAGGCTAGAATGCTGGTTAATTCAGCACCAAAGAGATATAAAGTTTTTGAAATCGATAAGCGCAATGGCACTAAGCGTTTAGTTGCCCAACCAGCAAAAGAAATAAAAGCCTTGCAAAAGTGGTTGGTTGAAAATGTACTTTCAGAACTTCCTATTCATGATTGCGCAACGGCTTATCGTTCTGGGCGTGGCATCAAATATAATGCCTCCAAGCACGTAAATAACGCATACCTTTTGAAGATGGATTTTAGAAAGTATTTTCCATCAATCAAAAAACTTGATTTAGCCAAACATCTTGCATCCTGTATGACGGACAGGTTTGATGCTGATGATATAGACTTCATATGTAATATCGCTTTATGGAGGCCAAAGAATATCAACGGAAGGCTTAAGGCTGGTAGAGGGCTTGAATTATGCATTGGCGGACCCAGTTCACCGTTCATTGCTAACTCTATTGCATATGCCTTTGATTTACTTGTTTCTGAAGAGTGCAAGCGTATGGGGGTTACCTATACCCGTTATGCTGATGACCTTACATTCTCAACAAATGAAAAGGGTGTGCTTAGAGAAATAGAGTCATTCGTCACCAAAGCCTGCAAGCAAGTGGAGTACCCATATTTAAGAATTAATACTGAGAAGACGGTTCATGCTTCTAAAAAACATAAACGATTTGTAACTGGGGTTACCTTATCTAGCCAAGGGAAGCTTTCTTTGGGGCGAGTGAGGAAAAGAAATATTCGAGCAGCAATCCATAAATTTACTCAGGGACAATTGGATTCAAAATCTACTCTTAGGCTCAGAGGGCTATTAGCCTTTGCTTTAGATGTAGAGCCTTCATTTATAAAGTCTATGAAGAATAAATATGGCGATCATAAAATTGAATCCATTCTAAAATGGGAAAAGCCAGTTTAA